In Rattus norvegicus strain BN/NHsdMcwi chromosome 1, GRCr8, whole genome shotgun sequence, a genomic segment contains:
- the Qprt gene encoding nicotinate-nucleotide pyrophosphorylase [carboxylating] encodes MDPEGLQFLLPPASLAALANSWLQEDCPGLNFASLVTGSAPAQAVLWAKSPGVLAGRPFFDAIFTQLNCQVSWLLPEGSKLVPVVKVAEVRGPAHHLLLGERVALNTLARCSGIASAAATAVEVATSTGWAGHVAGTRKTTPGFRLVEKYGLLVGGAECHRYDLGGLVMVKDNHVVAAGSMEKAVLKARQAAGFPLKVEVECSSLKEALQAAEAGADLVMLDNFKPEELHPTAATLKAKFPNVSVEASGGVTLDNLPQFCGTNIDVISLGMLTQAAPALDFSLKLYAEGDIPVPHARRS; translated from the exons gTCTGCAGTTCCTGTTGCCCCCTGCAAGTCTGGCAGCTCTGGCAAACAGCTGGTTGCAAGAGGACTGCCCAGGTCTCAATTTTGCGTCCTTGGTTACCGGGTCGGCCCCTGCACAGGCTGTGCTGTGGGCCAAATCCCCCGGGGTTCTGGCAGGGCGACCTTTCTTTGATGCCATCTTCACTCAACTCAACTGCCAAGTGTCTTGGCTCCTTCCAGAGGGATCGAAGCTGGTACCTGTGGTCAAAGTGGCAGAGGTCAGGGGACCTGCTCACCACTTGCTGCTGGGGGAACGAGTGGCCCTTAACACCCTGGCCCGCTGCAGTGGGATTGCCAGTGCGGCAGCGACAGCTGTGGAGGTGGCCACAAGCACTGGCTGGGCTGGACATGTAGCAGGCACGAGGAAGACCACGCCAGGGTTCCGACTGGTAGAGAAGTATGGGCTCCTAGTAGGCGGGGCTGAATGCCACCGCTATGACCTGGGAGGGCTGGTGATGGTGAAAGACAACCATGTGGTGGCAGCTGGCAGTATGGAGAAG GCAGTGCTGAAGGCCCGGCAGGCAGCTGGCTTTCCCCTGAAGGTAGAGGTGGAATGTAGCAGCCTGAAGGAGGCTTTGCAGGCAGCAGAGGCTGGGGCTGACCTGGTCATGCTGGACAACTTCAAGCCTGAG GAGCTGCACCCCACAGCAGCTACACTTAAAGCCAAATTCCCCAACGTGTCTGTGGAAGCCAGTGGGGGTGTCACACTGGACAACCTCCCCCAGTTCTGTGGGACAAATATTGATGTCATCTCGTTGGGAATGCTGACCCAGGCTGCTCCAGCCCTGGATTTTTCCCTCAAACTGTATGCTGAAGGAGATATTCCAGTGCCTCATGCTCGCCGGTCCTAA